In Streptomyces sp. 840.1, one DNA window encodes the following:
- a CDS encoding MFS transporter, whose amino-acid sequence MAFSPTRRHRGSAEGNRTGPAGRDFLLLLAATLGTFSNYAPLLSVAPLWSAEGGSGYTAVGAATGVTMATTVGVQLCMSWLLKRVSLRRMLIIGSLLLGLPTFAYPVSAAMDWVLAVSAVRGAGFGMVAVAGSALVAELIPADSRGRAVGLYGIAVGLPQVACLPLGVWAAEHLGFTAVFVTAGALSVLAAPLAAAIRVPAPAGPGRPRPRSRTGPAQLRAVSRPFTVLITTACALGAVTSFLPLALAQPSSATPALFLLTGAVIVGRWVAGIVSDRSGVGRLMGPSVLACAAGMGGFGLAAANGAAALSGAAAVLYGLGFGALQNDTLVLMFQRSGPDGHGMASTLWNMAYDAGTGAGAVAVGLTSYALGIDGAFAAAATLILLVVPLAFRDARSGRLPDAAPAQNHPAETAARKPHGHAA is encoded by the coding sequence ATGGCCTTCTCCCCGACAAGGCGCCACCGAGGCTCCGCCGAGGGCAACCGCACCGGTCCTGCCGGGCGCGACTTCCTTCTGCTCCTCGCCGCGACTCTGGGCACCTTCTCCAACTACGCACCACTGCTGTCGGTCGCGCCGCTCTGGTCCGCCGAGGGCGGCTCGGGCTACACGGCCGTCGGCGCCGCGACCGGTGTGACGATGGCGACGACCGTGGGTGTGCAGCTGTGCATGTCATGGCTGCTGAAGCGGGTGAGCCTGCGCCGGATGCTGATCATCGGATCGCTCCTCCTCGGCCTGCCCACCTTCGCCTACCCGGTCTCGGCGGCCATGGACTGGGTGCTGGCCGTCTCCGCCGTGCGAGGTGCCGGCTTCGGAATGGTCGCGGTGGCCGGCAGTGCGCTCGTCGCCGAGCTGATCCCGGCCGACAGCAGGGGCAGGGCCGTGGGGTTGTACGGCATCGCCGTCGGTCTGCCCCAGGTGGCGTGTCTTCCCCTGGGGGTGTGGGCCGCCGAACACCTCGGCTTCACCGCGGTGTTCGTCACCGCGGGCGCCCTGAGCGTGCTGGCGGCGCCCCTCGCCGCCGCGATCAGGGTGCCCGCCCCCGCCGGCCCCGGCCGCCCGCGGCCCCGGTCCAGGACGGGCCCGGCCCAGCTGCGGGCGGTCAGCAGGCCGTTCACCGTCCTGATCACGACCGCCTGCGCGCTGGGCGCCGTCACGTCCTTCCTCCCCCTCGCACTGGCTCAGCCGTCCTCGGCCACGCCCGCGCTGTTCCTCCTGACAGGCGCGGTCATCGTCGGCCGCTGGGTCGCCGGCATCGTCAGCGACCGTTCGGGCGTGGGCCGGCTGATGGGGCCGAGCGTGCTGGCCTGCGCCGCGGGCATGGGCGGCTTCGGACTCGCCGCGGCCAACGGCGCGGCGGCGCTGTCGGGCGCGGCAGCCGTGCTCTACGGCCTGGGCTTCGGCGCGCTCCAGAACGACACGCTGGTGCTGATGTTCCAACGCTCCGGCCCCGACGGCCACGGCATGGCCAGCACCCTGTGGAACATGGCCTACGACGCGGGCACCGGAGCCGGCGCCGTGGCGGTCGGCCTGACCTCCTACGCACTGGGCATCGACGGCGCCTTCGCCGCGGCGGCCACCCTGATTCTTCTGGTGGTCCCCCTCGCGTTCCGCGACGCCCGCTCAGGCCGCCTCCCGGACGCGGCCCCCGCCCAGAACCATCCAGCCGAAACCGCCGCACGCAAGCCGCACGGCCACGCCGCCTGA
- a CDS encoding LysR family transcriptional regulator: MELKHLATFVVVARRLSFTRAAEELGYVQSSVTAHIKALETDLGVPLFERLGRRVTLTDAGRELRGHAQTLLNHAERATEAVRGASGDPRRVRGTLRIAAPESLCAHRLPTVLGALKDRFPYLQVAFGAAGRTALMNALGEGSLDAGFLLEEEVAGPNVTAERLAEEELSLVARPRHRLALGGLVRTEDLAGETLLLIEKGCAQREVMDRELRRAAIRPATMEFVSTEALKRCAAAGLGVALLPTVAVADEIARGELSALEWAHRPVLGIYLVVHKDRHPTSALRTLTSLARAQWPAAA; encoded by the coding sequence GTGGAGCTGAAGCATCTCGCTACGTTCGTCGTGGTCGCCCGGCGGCTGAGTTTCACCCGTGCCGCCGAGGAGCTGGGGTACGTACAGTCCAGCGTCACCGCACACATCAAGGCGCTCGAAACGGATCTCGGAGTCCCCCTCTTCGAACGCCTCGGCCGCCGGGTCACCCTCACCGACGCCGGCCGTGAGCTGCGAGGCCACGCCCAGACGCTCCTCAACCACGCGGAGCGGGCGACCGAAGCGGTACGGGGCGCGAGCGGCGACCCCCGGCGCGTGCGGGGGACGCTGCGCATCGCCGCACCGGAGAGCCTGTGCGCACACCGGCTGCCCACCGTCCTGGGAGCCCTGAAGGACCGCTTCCCCTACCTCCAGGTGGCCTTCGGCGCGGCCGGCAGGACCGCTCTGATGAACGCGCTCGGCGAAGGCAGTCTGGACGCCGGATTCCTGCTCGAGGAAGAGGTGGCCGGGCCGAACGTGACCGCCGAGAGGCTGGCGGAGGAGGAGCTGAGCCTGGTCGCCCGTCCTCGGCACCGGCTGGCACTCGGCGGCCTGGTCCGCACCGAGGACCTGGCCGGGGAGACCCTGCTGCTCATCGAGAAGGGCTGCGCACAGCGTGAGGTGATGGACCGCGAGCTCAGGCGGGCCGCGATCCGGCCCGCGACCATGGAGTTCGTCAGCACGGAGGCACTCAAGCGCTGCGCCGCGGCCGGACTCGGTGTGGCGCTGCTGCCGACGGTCGCCGTTGCCGACGAGATCGCCAGGGGGGAGCTCAGCGCCCTGGAATGGGCGCACCGCCCCGTCCTCGGCATCTACCTCGTCGTCCACAAGGACCGTCACCCCACGTCCGCACTGCGCACCCTCACCTCGCTCGCTCGGGCGCAGTGGCCGGCCGCGGCCTGA